One genomic segment of Desulfovibrio sp. includes these proteins:
- a CDS encoding tetratricopeptide repeat protein has translation MSKRILVMMLFAALCVCVAPAQAAKKASKAEQQDISATYAKAVELVNNHQWSAGMAAMTKVIENPQTPKDILANAYSDRGMCYANTKKTDEAIMDFNKALEMKPDLLGTYYERGRALAMKGKHAEAVQDFTKAISGSQPSIITAGYYYNRGISSMNMSPPNPEQAKSDFAMAKKLNPKLKIPKKYKDL, from the coding sequence ATGAGCAAGCGTATTCTTGTGATGATGCTCTTCGCGGCGCTGTGCGTTTGCGTCGCTCCGGCCCAGGCGGCAAAAAAAGCCTCGAAAGCCGAGCAGCAGGACATCAGCGCCACGTATGCCAAGGCTGTGGAACTGGTGAACAACCATCAGTGGAGCGCCGGCATGGCGGCCATGACAAAGGTCATCGAAAATCCCCAAACGCCCAAAGACATTCTCGCCAATGCGTATTCTGACAGGGGCATGTGTTACGCCAACACCAAAAAGACCGACGAAGCCATCATGGACTTCAACAAGGCTCTGGAGATGAAGCCGGACCTGCTGGGTACCTATTACGAGCGGGGCCGTGCCCTGGCCATGAAGGGCAAGCACGCCGAGGCCGTGCAGGACTTCACCAAGGCCATCTCCGGTTCCCAGCCCAGCATCATCACTGCTGGCTACTACTACAACCGCGGCATCAGCAGCATGAACATGTCGCCCCCCAACCCGGAACAGGCCAAGTCCGATTTCGCCATGGCCAAGAAGCTCAATCCGAAGCTGAAGATTCCTAAGAAGTACAAAGACCTCTAG
- a CDS encoding ATP-binding cassette domain-containing protein yields the protein MAVPVITVSNLTMGYGDKVVLKDINFSVQPGEVFVILGGSGCGKSTLLKHMIGLYPPMSGTIRIQGRDIVAAHGRVRREILRSFGVMYQSGALFGSLTLLENICLPLEEFTRLPKDAREAVARLKLKQVGLAGSEEKLPSELSGGMQKRAAIARAMALDPAILFLDEPQAGLDPVTSAGMDELVLTLSQSLGITFVVVSHELASIYAVAHRVIMLDPETKGIIAEGPPTELREHSPNPKVRKFFNREA from the coding sequence ATGGCTGTCCCGGTTATAACCGTCTCCAACCTGACCATGGGCTACGGCGACAAGGTTGTGCTCAAGGACATCAACTTTTCCGTGCAGCCTGGCGAGGTTTTCGTCATCCTCGGCGGTTCCGGGTGCGGCAAGTCCACGCTCTTAAAGCACATGATCGGGCTTTACCCGCCCATGTCCGGCACCATCCGCATCCAGGGCCGGGACATTGTCGCGGCACATGGGCGAGTTCGCCGGGAGATTCTCAGGTCCTTCGGGGTCATGTATCAGTCCGGCGCCCTGTTCGGCTCTTTGACGCTTCTGGAAAACATTTGTCTGCCTCTTGAAGAGTTCACCCGTCTGCCCAAGGACGCCCGCGAGGCAGTGGCCCGATTGAAACTCAAACAGGTCGGGCTGGCCGGTTCCGAGGAGAAGCTGCCCTCCGAACTGTCCGGCGGCATGCAAAAGCGCGCGGCCATAGCCCGGGCCATGGCCCTGGACCCGGCCATACTCTTTCTGGACGAACCCCAGGCCGGGCTCGACCCGGTCACCTCGGCGGGCATGGACGAGCTTGTCTTGACCCTGTCCCAAAGCCTGGGCATCACCTTCGTTGTGGTAAGCCACGAGCTTGCCAGCATCTACGCCGTGGCGCACCGCGTCATCATGCTGGACCCCGAAACCAAGGGCATCATCGCCGAAGGACCGCCCACCGAGCTTCGCGAACACAGCCCAAACCCCAAGGTCCGTAAATTTTTCAATCGGGAGGCGTAA
- a CDS encoding exo-alpha-sialidase encodes MPSISSDHSRHVVIDARPGHYLCFPDVRLLKSGRLLCVYRQSDKHVADRADLLFKTSDDLGKTWSPPRYLCAGVGHCPRITQLEDDRILVLDDHSRSQFWSMDNAGSFIRAPYTGAYMPLPDRVLPLHPSHFLTTAHHHRGDQALPKIRQAPSEQLIYVSNNQGATWREYSVLAFDKNLVLCEASMIRLEDGRLLAIMRENSFVFEPMYYCLSDDQGVSWSIPRPTPLCGHRPTIGRTPSGKLLVTYRNVGTDGGTAAWLGNLDELDRDFEVHGLHPSDGNPILTPEGLLIENEPGLSNAVRYALRPMTDPERAQAELTAEVLVAEAQEKACALHFGGWWRLFPDRLEPPAKDAPSIPFEPGLPLRLTLRYTPGQIQAQLNGQPVGSYPVDARQAETRAVLFGNASTQELNGGRHLWKKLSLSISEPRYERDFSWRWDHSMGHPDAYVRARVLELANDRQANSGDYGYSGWDPLPDGRYFCAFHHGGADQPGYEPSRSSHVRGVWFTDSDFTSNP; translated from the coding sequence ATGCCCAGCATTTCCAGCGACCATTCCCGGCATGTTGTCATCGATGCCCGGCCCGGCCATTACCTCTGCTTCCCGGATGTGCGGCTTCTAAAGAGCGGACGGCTCCTCTGCGTGTACCGGCAGTCCGACAAGCATGTGGCCGACCGGGCTGACCTGCTTTTCAAAACCAGCGACGACCTGGGCAAGACCTGGAGTCCGCCGCGCTACCTGTGCGCGGGCGTGGGCCATTGTCCCAGAATAACCCAGCTCGAGGACGACCGAATCCTTGTCCTGGACGACCACTCCCGGAGCCAGTTCTGGAGCATGGACAATGCCGGAAGCTTCATCCGCGCGCCATACACCGGGGCATACATGCCCCTGCCTGACCGTGTTTTGCCGCTTCACCCCAGCCATTTCCTGACCACCGCGCACCACCATCGTGGAGACCAGGCATTGCCCAAAATCCGCCAAGCGCCCTCAGAGCAGTTGATTTACGTATCTAACAACCAGGGAGCCACCTGGCGAGAGTACTCGGTTCTCGCATTCGACAAGAATCTGGTGCTCTGCGAAGCTTCGATGATACGTCTGGAGGATGGCAGGCTCTTGGCCATCATGCGGGAGAATTCCTTCGTTTTTGAGCCTATGTATTACTGCCTGAGCGATGACCAGGGAGTGAGCTGGAGCATTCCGCGCCCAACTCCGCTGTGCGGCCACAGGCCCACTATCGGACGTACTCCATCAGGAAAGCTGCTCGTCACCTACCGCAATGTGGGGACGGACGGTGGAACCGCCGCATGGTTGGGGAACCTGGACGAGCTGGACCGCGATTTCGAGGTTCACGGGCTGCACCCTTCAGATGGCAACCCCATCCTCACCCCCGAGGGGCTTCTTATCGAGAATGAACCGGGACTTTCAAACGCGGTGCGCTACGCCCTGCGCCCCATGACCGATCCTGAACGGGCCCAGGCGGAACTCACCGCGGAAGTCCTGGTTGCCGAGGCCCAGGAAAAGGCCTGCGCCCTGCATTTCGGTGGGTGGTGGCGGCTCTTTCCGGACAGGCTGGAACCGCCGGCCAAGGATGCTCCGAGCATACCGTTCGAGCCGGGCTTACCCCTTCGTCTCACGCTGCGTTATACCCCGGGCCAGATTCAGGCCCAGTTGAATGGTCAGCCCGTGGGGAGCTATCCCGTCGACGCCCGCCAGGCCGAGACCAGGGCGGTGCTCTTCGGCAATGCCTCAACCCAGGAGCTAAACGGCGGAAGACACCTGTGGAAAAAACTCTCGCTATCCATCAGCGAGCCCCGGTATGAAAGGGACTTCTCCTGGCGCTGGGATCACTCCATGGGCCATCCCGACGCCTATGTCCGGGCCCGGGTTCTGGAACTGGCCAACGATCGCCAGGCAAACTCCGGTGACTACGGCTATTCGGGGTGGGATCCGCTGCCCGATGGCCGTTATTTCTGCGCCTTCCACCATGGGGGCGCGGACCAGCCAGGCTACGAGCCGAGCCGCTCCAGCCACGTGAGAGGGGTCTGGTTTACCGATTCCGATTTCACTTCAAACCCGTGA
- a CDS encoding YjbQ family protein codes for MKSYRKELWFNIPTRRGFVNITHDVEDCLRDSGVTEGLVLVNAMHITASVFINDDESGLHHDYEQWLEKLAPHEPVGQYRHNVGEDNADAHMKRQIMGREVVVAITAGRLDLGTWERIFYGEFDGRRKKRVLVKIIGE; via the coding sequence ATGAAGAGCTATCGCAAGGAACTCTGGTTCAATATCCCGACGCGGCGCGGGTTCGTGAACATCACCCATGATGTTGAGGACTGCCTCCGGGACTCGGGGGTTACGGAAGGCCTGGTGCTGGTGAACGCCATGCACATAACGGCCAGCGTGTTCATCAATGATGATGAGTCCGGTCTGCATCACGACTACGAGCAGTGGCTGGAGAAGCTCGCTCCACATGAGCCTGTGGGGCAGTATCGCCATAACGTGGGGGAGGACAACGCGGACGCCCACATGAAACGTCAGATCATGGGGCGCGAGGTGGTGGTGGCCATCACCGCGGGGCGCCTGGACCTGGGAACCTGGGAGCGGATTTTTTACGGAGAGTTCGACGGAAGGCGCAAGAAACGGGTGCTGGTGAAGATAATCGGGGAATAA
- a CDS encoding glutamine synthetase III, which yields MSGIQARLNAISAIINYKPAHAPLNFHDTKPTEVFGSNVFNDKVMKERLPKAVYKSLKKTIQLGEKLDASLADVVANAMKDWAIEKGATHFTHVFYPLTGLTAEKHDAFLVPDGEGGALAEFSGTMLIQGEPDASSFPSGGLRATFEARGYTAWDVTSPAYILENPNGTFLCIPTAFVSWTGEALDKKTPLLRSLQSLNKQAKRVLKLFGVNTKLPVTSFAGPEQEYFLIDRNFVFSRPDLLIAGRSLFGAPSAKGQEFEDQYFGVVPRRVLSFMMEVERELFKLGVPVKTRHNEVAPSQFEIAPIFEQGNLATDHNQLIMTTLRSVAKRYGMICLLHEKPFAGINGSGKHLNYSIGNAELGSLFDPGATPHSNAQFLVFCAAAIRSLHKYGALLRATVASASNDHRLGANEAPPAIMSAYLGEQLTDVFEQIKKGQVKGSKQKGVMHIGVDTLPPLPMDPGDRNRTSPFAFTGNRFEFRAVGSSHSIAGAQVALNAMMAESLDYIATELEKLGKVNKTQFNEGVQKLLQKIMKEHDAVIFNGDGYSDAWHKEAAKRGLPNLKTTPEALPVLSSKEVIGLFTKYGIFTEAEVKSRQEIYLEQYVKTILTEANLVIRMARTVIFPAAMRYQGELAGTCANLKAIGHDFKMASLEDVTTKLRAMQAEVDKLEKLLAHEGGDTLAHAKFMCDKVLPAMSAVRSYADALESVVADDLWPLPSYQEMLFIR from the coding sequence ATGAGTGGAATCCAGGCACGCTTGAACGCCATCTCGGCGATCATCAACTACAAACCGGCCCATGCCCCCTTAAACTTCCACGACACCAAGCCCACCGAGGTTTTTGGTTCAAACGTTTTCAACGACAAGGTCATGAAGGAACGCCTGCCCAAGGCGGTATACAAGTCCCTTAAAAAGACCATTCAGCTGGGCGAAAAGCTCGACGCTTCCCTGGCCGATGTCGTCGCCAACGCCATGAAGGACTGGGCCATCGAAAAGGGCGCCACCCACTTCACCCACGTCTTCTATCCCCTGACCGGACTGACCGCTGAAAAGCACGACGCCTTCCTGGTGCCCGACGGAGAAGGCGGCGCTTTGGCCGAATTTTCCGGAACCATGCTCATCCAGGGCGAACCCGACGCTTCCAGCTTCCCCTCCGGCGGGCTGCGCGCCACCTTCGAAGCCCGCGGCTACACCGCCTGGGACGTGACCAGCCCGGCCTACATCCTTGAAAATCCCAACGGCACCTTCCTGTGCATCCCCACCGCGTTCGTCTCCTGGACCGGCGAGGCCCTGGACAAGAAGACCCCGCTGCTGCGCTCCCTGCAGTCGCTCAACAAGCAGGCCAAGCGTGTGCTGAAGCTGTTCGGCGTCAACACCAAGCTGCCCGTCACCAGCTTCGCCGGCCCTGAACAGGAATACTTCCTGATCGACCGCAACTTCGTGTTCTCCCGCCCCGACCTTCTCATTGCGGGTCGTTCGCTCTTCGGCGCGCCCTCGGCCAAGGGCCAGGAGTTCGAGGACCAGTACTTCGGCGTGGTTCCCCGCCGCGTCCTGTCCTTCATGATGGAAGTGGAGCGCGAGCTCTTCAAGCTGGGCGTGCCGGTCAAGACCCGCCACAACGAAGTGGCTCCCAGCCAGTTCGAGATCGCGCCGATCTTTGAGCAGGGCAACCTGGCCACCGACCACAACCAGCTGATCATGACCACCCTGCGTTCCGTGGCCAAGCGCTACGGCATGATCTGCCTTTTGCACGAAAAGCCCTTCGCGGGCATCAACGGCTCGGGCAAGCACCTGAACTACTCCATCGGCAACGCCGAGTTGGGAAGCCTCTTTGATCCGGGCGCCACTCCCCACTCCAACGCCCAGTTCCTGGTGTTCTGCGCCGCCGCCATCCGCTCCCTCCACAAATACGGCGCTCTGCTTCGCGCCACCGTGGCTTCCGCCTCCAACGACCACCGCCTGGGCGCCAACGAAGCTCCCCCGGCCATCATGAGCGCCTACCTGGGCGAACAGCTGACCGACGTGTTCGAGCAGATCAAGAAGGGCCAGGTGAAGGGCTCAAAGCAGAAGGGCGTCATGCATATCGGCGTGGACACCCTCCCCCCGCTGCCCATGGATCCGGGCGACCGCAACCGCACCAGCCCCTTCGCCTTCACCGGCAACCGCTTCGAGTTCCGCGCCGTGGGTTCCTCCCACTCCATCGCCGGCGCCCAGGTGGCCCTGAACGCAATGATGGCCGAATCCCTGGACTACATCGCCACCGAGCTTGAAAAACTGGGCAAGGTCAACAAGACCCAGTTCAACGAAGGCGTGCAGAAACTCCTGCAGAAGATCATGAAGGAGCACGACGCCGTGATCTTCAACGGCGACGGATACTCCGACGCCTGGCACAAGGAAGCGGCCAAGCGCGGCCTGCCCAACCTGAAGACCACTCCCGAGGCTCTGCCTGTTCTCTCCAGCAAGGAAGTGATCGGCCTCTTCACCAAGTACGGCATCTTCACCGAGGCTGAAGTGAAGTCCCGCCAGGAGATCTACCTGGAGCAGTACGTGAAGACCATCCTCACCGAGGCCAACCTGGTGATCCGCATGGCCCGCACGGTGATCTTCCCGGCCGCCATGCGCTACCAGGGCGAACTGGCCGGCACCTGCGCCAACCTAAAAGCCATCGGACACGACTTCAAGATGGCTTCCCTGGAAGACGTGACCACCAAGCTGCGCGCCATGCAGGCCGAAGTGGACAAGCTGGAGAAGCTCTTGGCCCACGAAGGCGGCGACACTCTAGCCCATGCCAAGTTCATGTGCGACAAGGTTCTGCCCGCCATGAGTGCGGTCCGCTCCTATGCGGACGCCCTGGAGAGCGTGGTTGCCGACGACCTGTGGCCCCTGCCTTCCTACCAGGAGATGCTGTTCATCCGCTAA
- a CDS encoding YkgJ family cysteine cluster protein translates to MTNAYCDGVLTPTWLQSLIKAQAIMDSGVRLAVRQEVELRGIRPSCGERCSGCCSSSHLSATSLEVAGALWRLSHDESPVAQKALARFTGSDDGSCPFLVEGTCAVYSMRFLSCRQLVVFGRACSPDENPLRTRRSDVLTPLRQYAFKAYASLLPHLDIHFRPSDPIELEALLGGLLRPAGAHKTSSPADLVEMIRQGRCVESSEAA, encoded by the coding sequence ATGACGAACGCATATTGCGACGGCGTTTTGACGCCGACGTGGCTGCAAAGCCTCATCAAGGCCCAGGCTATCATGGACTCGGGAGTGCGGCTGGCTGTGCGTCAGGAAGTCGAGCTGCGGGGTATAAGGCCTTCCTGCGGAGAACGCTGCTCCGGGTGCTGTTCCTCCAGCCATCTGTCGGCCACGTCCTTGGAGGTAGCCGGTGCTCTTTGGCGGTTAAGCCATGACGAATCCCCTGTTGCCCAAAAGGCCCTGGCCAGGTTCACGGGCAGTGACGACGGCTCCTGCCCGTTTCTGGTGGAAGGGACCTGTGCGGTCTACTCCATGCGCTTTCTGTCCTGCAGGCAGCTGGTTGTATTTGGCAGAGCGTGCTCTCCTGACGAGAATCCCCTTCGTACGCGCCGCTCGGACGTTCTCACTCCGTTGAGGCAATACGCCTTCAAGGCCTACGCGTCCCTGCTGCCCCATCTGGACATTCATTTCCGCCCAAGTGACCCCATCGAACTCGAAGCACTCCTTGGAGGGTTGTTGAGGCCGGCCGGGGCTCACAAAACGTCCAGCCCCGCCGATCTCGTGGAGATGATCAGGCAGGGCCGGTGCGTTGAGTCCTCAGAAGCCGCTTAA
- a CDS encoding response regulator, with protein MNTPAQNAIARPYGDGATQSSLRILCIDDEPAIRLSIQVFLEDHGHTVTTALNGLEGLKAIESQEFDCILLDLAMPGISGLEVLNKVKEMRPNLPVIVVSGTGSIPDVINALRLGAWDFITKPIEDMAILLYAMDRAMERARLIRENQLHNERLETLVKERTRDLRSEIAERLAVEKALRASLAEKEVLLREVHHRVKNNLQIVSSLLSLQAAKSDHEMSGEFLDSQARVRAMALVHEKLYSSEDLSCINFPEYLRQLAAFLLQAYTPESTTITPDIHCPDFCLPVNSAIPCGLIINELFTNSLKHAFAGRPVGRIILRAWLKDNTANLLIADDGAGLRPGFDIKETETLGLQLVTNLTRQLKGSLKVSSGPGGAAFHLRFPNSPARTAPSAS; from the coding sequence GTGAACACCCCCGCCCAGAACGCCATTGCCCGGCCTTACGGAGATGGCGCGACACAGAGTTCACTTCGAATTCTCTGTATTGACGACGAACCTGCCATAAGACTGAGCATCCAAGTATTCCTTGAAGACCACGGGCACACTGTCACTACGGCCCTCAACGGACTCGAGGGCCTGAAAGCGATCGAGTCCCAGGAATTCGACTGTATTCTTCTCGACCTGGCCATGCCTGGCATATCCGGGCTGGAGGTGCTCAATAAAGTCAAGGAGATGAGGCCCAACCTGCCGGTGATTGTGGTGTCCGGTACGGGCAGCATTCCTGACGTCATAAACGCTTTACGCCTTGGAGCCTGGGACTTCATCACCAAGCCCATAGAAGACATGGCCATCCTGCTCTACGCAATGGACAGAGCCATGGAGCGCGCCAGACTCATCCGGGAGAACCAGCTCCATAACGAACGGCTCGAAACCCTGGTGAAGGAACGGACACGTGATCTTCGCTCGGAAATCGCCGAGCGGCTTGCCGTGGAAAAGGCCCTACGCGCTTCACTCGCAGAAAAAGAGGTTCTTCTCAGGGAAGTGCATCATAGAGTCAAAAACAACTTGCAAATTGTGTCGAGCCTCTTATCGCTTCAGGCAGCCAAGTCAGACCACGAAATGTCCGGGGAATTCCTGGACAGCCAGGCCCGGGTGCGGGCAATGGCCCTTGTCCATGAAAAGCTCTATTCGTCCGAGGATCTCAGCTGCATCAACTTTCCAGAATACCTTCGCCAGCTCGCCGCATTTTTACTCCAGGCATACACCCCGGAAAGCACAACTATAACCCCTGACATCCATTGTCCTGACTTCTGCCTGCCCGTGAATTCCGCCATTCCGTGCGGCCTCATCATAAACGAACTGTTTACCAACAGCTTAAAGCATGCGTTCGCCGGCCGCCCCGTGGGCCGCATCATCCTCAGAGCCTGGCTGAAGGACAATACGGCCAACCTGCTCATCGCTGACGACGGCGCGGGACTGCGGCCCGGCTTCGACATCAAAGAGACAGAAACCCTTGGCCTGCAACTGGTGACCAACCTCACCCGCCAGCTCAAAGGCAGCCTGAAGGTTTCTTCAGGGCCCGGGGGCGCCGCCTTCCATCTTCGGTTTCCTAACTCTCCTGCCCGAACGGCACCTAGCGCCAGCTAG
- a CDS encoding acyltransferase, translating into MSTPAPAKRKTLGQIEVMRVIAVTGIFLYHLWSDVPKAGTENPMGPAFGAILSQGWLGVILFNVVTGFVLTLPFAGPSGRPMPGYLEFLRHRFLRICPNYYIGLVFWTIVAIIAGKAGASLASSFTQHLLFVHTLNPAVFFDIVPAYWWMGLLAQFYLLYPVLWGLFTKFGPKKAALWLCCGCWGFWAVLEILAKLMPGSIFSMGNYLFYFNLPYRLGEFALGMFLACKWRDPDANPVIGQGLSLGEAFSGKRTAAWIGLIVLSAWALLFGIPGPFLLVTHLYWLSVVFCAGLAIFFSDTMDRLGTWGPVSKFAAASYSIYLMHQPILGYAAQWVAPNMEPFPAFIFLTGACGLLSIWVALLTDRLVAKINTLLG; encoded by the coding sequence ATGAGCACGCCAGCCCCCGCAAAGAGAAAGACACTAGGACAGATCGAGGTCATGCGCGTCATAGCAGTAACCGGCATATTCCTCTACCACCTCTGGTCGGATGTGCCGAAGGCCGGGACCGAGAATCCCATGGGTCCTGCCTTTGGAGCCATCCTCAGCCAGGGCTGGCTGGGCGTGATACTTTTCAACGTGGTCACGGGCTTCGTGCTCACCCTGCCGTTCGCCGGTCCTTCGGGCAGACCAATGCCAGGCTACCTTGAATTTCTTCGCCACCGCTTCCTGCGCATATGCCCCAACTATTACATCGGGCTGGTCTTCTGGACCATCGTGGCCATCATCGCGGGCAAGGCAGGCGCCTCTCTGGCAAGCTCATTCACCCAGCACCTTCTCTTCGTGCACACCCTCAATCCCGCTGTCTTCTTCGACATCGTACCCGCATACTGGTGGATGGGGCTTCTGGCCCAGTTCTATCTTCTGTACCCGGTTTTGTGGGGGCTTTTCACGAAGTTCGGCCCCAAAAAGGCCGCGTTATGGCTGTGCTGCGGATGCTGGGGGTTCTGGGCGGTGCTCGAAATCCTGGCCAAGCTGATGCCCGGCTCCATCTTCTCCATGGGCAACTACCTTTTCTACTTCAACCTTCCCTACCGGTTGGGGGAATTCGCCCTGGGCATGTTCCTGGCCTGCAAATGGCGTGATCCCGATGCCAACCCGGTCATCGGCCAGGGGCTGTCCCTGGGCGAAGCGTTCTCAGGGAAACGTACCGCCGCCTGGATCGGACTGATCGTTCTGTCTGCCTGGGCTCTTCTCTTCGGCATTCCCGGCCCATTTCTTCTGGTGACTCATCTGTACTGGCTGTCCGTTGTGTTCTGCGCCGGCCTGGCCATCTTTTTTTCAGACACCATGGACCGCCTTGGCACATGGGGCCCTGTCTCGAAGTTTGCCGCGGCCTCATACAGCATCTATCTGATGCACCAACCCATACTCGGCTATGCGGCCCAGTGGGTTGCGCCCAACATGGAGCCCTTCCCGGCCTTCATTTTCTTGACGGGCGCATGCGGGCTGCTCTCTATCTGGGTGGCACTGCTCACAGACAGGCTGGTAGCCAAAATCAACACCCTTCTGGGATAG
- a CDS encoding glycosyltransferase family 2 protein, whose protein sequence is MPQNTPLTLSVVIPAFNEEQNISTSLRSLWTRLEAAGIDYELVVVNDNSTDQTSEVLTGLAAENPRIKRVDRFPPRGFGRAIRTGLDAAKGDVLIIYMADASDEPDDVVMYFKEISNGYDCVFGSRFIKGSRTSNYPKIKLMVNRLVNTMLRLLFWTRFNDLTNSFKAYRSHVIRECGPYRASHFNITIELSLSALIRNYNILQVPISWQGRTWGSSNLHLTEMGRRYLSTLIKIFFEKTLIRDDLIAETVSQRSKSSRDADLESRVLNLEARLEALERDRR, encoded by the coding sequence ATGCCCCAGAATACTCCCTTGACTCTCTCTGTCGTCATCCCCGCGTTCAACGAAGAGCAGAACATTTCCACCAGTCTTCGTAGTCTTTGGACGCGGCTCGAGGCAGCCGGAATCGACTATGAACTGGTGGTGGTCAACGACAACAGCACCGACCAGACATCCGAGGTGCTCACGGGTCTGGCCGCGGAGAACCCGCGCATCAAGCGTGTGGACCGTTTCCCCCCCCGGGGGTTCGGACGGGCCATCCGGACGGGGCTCGATGCGGCCAAGGGCGACGTGCTGATCATCTACATGGCCGACGCCTCGGACGAGCCGGACGATGTGGTCATGTATTTCAAAGAGATCTCGAACGGCTATGACTGCGTGTTCGGCTCCCGATTCATCAAGGGCTCCAGGACCAGCAATTACCCGAAGATCAAGCTCATGGTGAACAGGCTGGTGAACACCATGCTCCGGCTGCTCTTCTGGACCCGCTTCAACGATCTGACCAATTCCTTCAAGGCCTACCGCTCCCATGTCATACGCGAGTGCGGACCCTACAGGGCCAGCCACTTCAACATCACCATCGAACTCTCCTTGTCCGCGCTTATCCGCAACTACAACATCCTGCAGGTGCCCATCAGCTGGCAGGGCAGAACCTGGGGCAGCTCCAATCTGCACCTTACGGAGATGGGGCGTCGCTACCTCTCCACGCTCATCAAGATATTCTTTGAGAAGACGCTTATCCGGGATGATCTCATAGCCGAAACCGTTTCCCAGCGTTCGAAAAGCTCCAGAGACGCCGACTTGGAATCCAGGGTTTTGAACCTGGAGGCCAGGCTGGAAGCTTTGGAGCGCGACCGGCGATAA
- a CDS encoding MlaE family lipid ABC transporter permease subunit, translated as MNHKPATTGLAITLSGRLDAEGVTVLWDRAVRLASSPGMALTVDASGVSYCDGAGLALLVELRRRAESARAAFTLSGLDDRFRALYDQFSPQDLLPPPSTLKKPSLPEEVGRKTSILFDDIYAQVSFVGEFATAVVRALANPRRVRWKDAVYVAETAGANAFPIIVLIGFLMGLIMAFQSAMPLKQFGAEIFVANLLGLSLLRELGPLVTAIILAGRSGSSFAAEIGTMTVNEEINALVTMGLDPVRFLVVTRVLAAMAMTPLLTIFFSAAGLVGGALVMLSLGYPLVAFLNQVHMSVTISDMMGGLFKAMVFSLLVCAIGCQRGLRTRGGASSVGQSTTSAVVSGIILIAVADGVFAVVFYVMGW; from the coding sequence ATGAACCACAAGCCCGCAACCACGGGATTGGCCATCACATTATCCGGGCGCCTGGATGCGGAAGGCGTGACGGTTCTCTGGGATCGAGCGGTTCGCCTGGCTTCAAGCCCTGGCATGGCCCTCACGGTTGACGCCTCCGGAGTAAGCTACTGCGACGGAGCAGGTCTTGCCCTGCTGGTTGAGCTTCGCCGCAGGGCCGAGTCAGCCAGGGCGGCATTCACCCTTTCTGGATTGGACGATAGATTCCGGGCCCTTTACGACCAGTTTTCCCCCCAGGACCTCCTTCCCCCGCCCTCCACCTTGAAAAAACCGAGTCTGCCCGAGGAGGTGGGACGCAAGACGTCCATCCTTTTTGACGATATCTACGCCCAGGTATCCTTTGTTGGAGAATTCGCCACAGCTGTGGTCCGCGCGTTGGCCAACCCGCGCCGGGTGCGCTGGAAGGATGCCGTGTACGTGGCTGAAACGGCCGGTGCCAACGCGTTTCCCATCATCGTGCTCATCGGGTTCCTCATGGGGCTCATCATGGCCTTCCAATCCGCCATGCCGCTCAAGCAGTTCGGCGCGGAGATCTTCGTGGCGAACCTTCTGGGGCTTTCGCTCCTGAGGGAACTCGGGCCTCTGGTCACGGCCATCATTCTGGCCGGGCGCTCCGGCTCCTCCTTTGCCGCGGAGATCGGCACCATGACCGTGAACGAGGAGATCAACGCCCTGGTCACCATGGGTTTGGACCCGGTACGGTTCCTGGTGGTCACCCGGGTGCTGGCGGCCATGGCCATGACCCCGCTTCTGACCATCTTCTTCAGCGCGGCCGGTTTGGTCGGCGGGGCGCTGGTCATGCTCTCCCTGGGCTATCCCCTGGTGGCCTTCCTCAACCAGGTGCACATGTCCGTTACCATAAGTGACATGATGGGTGGACTTTTCAAGGCCATGGTGTTCAGCCTTCTGGTGTGCGCCATCGGTTGCCAGCGCGGCCTGCGCACCCGGGGCGGGGCCAGCTCAGTTGGTCAATCCACCACCAGTGCAGTGGTTTCCGGCATAATCCTCATCGCCGTTGCCGACGGGGTGTTCGCGGTGGTCTTCTACGTGATGGGGTGGTGA